From one Humulus lupulus chromosome 8, drHumLupu1.1, whole genome shotgun sequence genomic stretch:
- the LOC133796312 gene encoding uncharacterized protein LOC133796312: MLRLHTWASRHLSYAGRTQIITSVLLGLRNYWMNIFLLPQSIVKEVDKLCLWFLWGNNGTKSSFHLTSWSKVCLPKAFGGLGFDEGAKWNKAKLAKYVWAISHQQETLWVKWINIVYLKDQCFWKYQLKLDSSWYWLKLCHIRDVFTQREIDDAGSQGRFKIGMLYKSFIHQDQVKYQHFVWNRMSVPKSRFIIWQAVNDNLLTRDHLHRVLMHLDCYLCPVCGQIEENHDHLFFNCDFSQQVVHQIQTWIGCNWSLRFIDWTRWIEDMRNGVKAAIMVAVFSATIYFIWQNRNTCFFNSYSLRVNAIVEMIKRDIVYRVSCFTQKKMKENERIFVRKVCSL, translated from the coding sequence ATGCTAAGGCTTCACACTTGGGCTAGTAGGCATCTCTCTTATGCAGGGAGGACCCAAATCATAACATCTGTCCTGTTGGGTTTGCGGAACTACTGGATGAATATCTTCTTGCTCCCTCAAAGTATAGTCAAAGAGGTTGACAAATTATGCTTGTGGTTTCTGTGGGGTAACAATGGTACCAAAAGTAGCTTCCATCTTACCTCTTGGTCCAAAGTTTGCTTGCCAAAAGCTTTTGGGGGTTTGGGTTTCGATGAAGGAGCTAAGTGGAACAAGGCAAAGCTTGCTAAATATGTTTGGGCCATTAGTCACCAACAAGAGACTTTGTGGGTGAAGTGGATAAATATTGTCTACTTAAAAGACCAATGTTTCTGGAAATACCAACTTAAGTTAGATTCAAGTTGGTATTGGCTCAAACTATGCCACATTCGAGATGTCTTTACTCAAAGGGAAATAGATGATGCTGGCAGTCAAGGGAGGTTCAAAATTGGTATGCTCTATAAGAGTTTTATCCACCAAGATCAAGTCAAGTACCAACACTTTGTGTGGAATAGGATGAGTGTGCCAAAGAGTCGTTTTATAATTTGGCAAGCGGTGAATGACAATTTGTTAACCCGGGATCACTTGCACAGGGTGCTTATGCATCTTGACTGCTACCTTTGCCCGGTTTGTGGACAGATTGAAGAGAATCATgaccatttattttttaattgtgaTTTCTCTCAGCAGGTTGTGCACCAGATTCAAACTTGGATTGGCTGCAATTGGTCTTTACGGTTCATCGATTGGACCCGATGGATTGAAGATATGAGAAATGGTGTTAAGGCAGCGATTATGGTAGCAGTGTTTTCAgcaacaatttattttatttggcaaaataggAATACTTGTTTTTTTAATAGTTACTCTCTTAGAGTGAATGCTATTGTAGAGATGATAAAAAGAGATATAGTTTATAGAGTTAGTTGCTTTActcaaaagaaaatgaaagaaaatgagAGGATCTTTGTGAGGAAAGTGTGTTCCTTGTAA